The Streptomyces sp. NBC_01363 region CGATCGTCGGGGAGGGTGGATTTCCGCGCTGCCTCAGCTGCTGCCTCGCCGGCCAGCACACTCCGTGCTGTCGCGGGGCGCCTACGTGGTGTGAGCCATCCAAGAGCGGCCATGTCGTGAGCATAGCCAGTTGGTTCGGCCCTTCCCGACCTGCCGGGATGCCGCGGCGTGAACTCTTGACCGCCGATCTGTTGAACGGGTGATTCCGGGCGTACCGGATCAAGGAGGGAACAGTTCCTCCAGCGGCGCAGAATGAAGGCATGAGTGCCTTGTTGCGACGTACGAAGAAGAAGCCCGCGGAACGCGTGGTGACCCTGGTCGGGAAGCCCGGATGTCATCTCTGTGACGACGCGAGGCAGGTGGTGCGGGAGGTGTGCGAGGAGACCGGCGCGTCCTGGGAGGAGAAGGACATCTCCCGGGACGAGGAGCTGTACCGGGAGTACTGGGAGCAGATTCCGGTGGTGCTGATCGATGACGAACAGCACACGTTCTGGCGGGTGGACCCGGTGAGGCTGCGCCGGGCACTGCGGTCGTGAGCGAAAGCCGGTTACCATCGTGGGCGTTTTGAGTGCTCTCGGGGGAGTGGTTGTGAGGAGTGTGTGCCGCTTTGCCCCCTTCGGGCCCGCAACGGGCTGATGCGATCCTTGGTTCCGGGATCGCACGACGAATGTGCGTGACCCCGGTCACTTTGACCGGACAAAACGGACACTATCTTTGTGCACGCGTTCACAAAGACATAGCCTGCATTCGACGGGGCGGTCTTGGGAAATACGGCCGCCTGCAGCCCCGCTCATCCCGCAGGAGCACCGTGGCAACTGGCCGAACTCACCGACCGGCGACCCGTAGCCGAGGAATTCCCGAGGCCACCGTCGCCCGACTTCCGCTGTATCTGCGCGCACTGACCGCGCTCTCCGAGCGCTCGGTACCCACGGTCTCGTCCGAGGAGCTCGCCGCGGCGGCGGGGGTCAATTCCGCCAAGCTGCGCAAGGACTTCAGCTACCTCGGCTCGTACGGGACGCGCGGTGTCGGGTACGACGTCGAGTATCTCGTCTACCAGATCTCCCGCGAACTCGGGCTCACCCAGGACTGGCCGGTCGTGATCGTCGGTATCGGTAACCTCGGCGCCGCGCTCGCCAACTACGGCGGTTTCGCCTCCCGTGGTTTCCGGGTCGCCGCGCTGATCGACGCCGACCCCGCGATGGCCGGAACGCCGGTCGCCGGGATTCCCGTCCAGCACGCCGACGAACTGGAGAAGATCGTCGGCGACAACGGCGTGTCGATCGGTGTCATCTCGACCCCGGCCGGTGCCGCTCAGCAGGTCTGCGACCGCCTCGTCGCCGCGGGCGTCACCTCCATCCTGAACTTCGCGCCGACCGTGCTGTCCGTGCCCGACGGCGTGGACGTGCGCAAGGTCGACCTCTCCATCGAACTCCAGATCCTCGCCTTCCATGAGCAGCGCAAGGCCGGCGAGGACACCGCCGAGAGCAGCTCGGACCCGGCCGCGCCTCCGGTGCGCTCGGCCTCCGGCAGCCGGAAGGGACCCGACGGGGACATGCCCGCCGTGATGCCGGCATGAGTCTTCTTGTCGTAGGGCTGAGCCACCGCAGCGCCCCCGTCTCCGTACTGGAGCGGGCCTCGCTGGCTGCCGAGACGCAGGCCAAGCTGCTCCAGGACACCCTCGCCGCGGAGCCCGCGGTCGAGGCCGCCGTGCTGGCCACCTGCAACCGCATCGAGCTGTACGCCGACGTGGACAAGTTCCACGCGGGCGTCGCCGAGCTGTCCACGCTCCTCGCCCAGCACAGCGGCGTCGGTCTGGACGAGCTCACTCCGTATCTTTATGTGCACTATGAGGACCGGGCCGTCCACCATCTCTTCTCGGTGGCGTGCGGGCTGGACTCGATGGTCGTCGGCGAGGGCCAGATCCTCGGCCAGATCAAGGACGCGCTGGCGCTGGGGCAGGAGCTCCACACCGCGGGCCGGCTGCTGAACGACCTGTTCCAGCAGGCCCTGCGGGTCGGCAAGCGGGCCCACAGCGAGACCGGGATCGACCGGGCCGGGCAGTCGCTCGTCACCTTCGGTCTGGAACAGCTTGCGGCCGGCGCGGACGTCGCCGACTGGGCCCGGGGCAAGCGCGCCCTGGTGATCGGCGCGGGCTCGATGTCCTCGCTCGCCGCCGCCACCCTGGCCCGCACCGGTGTCGCCGAGATCGTCGTCGCCAACCGGACCCGGGCCCGTGCCGACCGGCTCGTCGAGATCCTGGCCCAGCCCGGGGGTACGGGCGTGGCCGCCCGCGCCGTGGAGATGGCCGCGGTCCGCGACGAACTGACACGTGCCGACGTCGTCGTCTCGTGCACCGGCGCGACCGGTCTCGTGCTGACCGCCGAGGCCGTCGCCGAGGCGCTCGGCCTGGACGTCGCCGACGCCGTCGAGACGCCCGCCGCCGCGCCCGCGGTGCCCGCCCCCGCCGATGTCGACCGGCACGCCGCCTGGGTGGAGAACGGCAGCGCCGGCGCGGTGCGCCAGGCCGTCCGCCGGACCACCGTGCCCGCGCAGGGCACCGGCCCCGTGCGCCTGGCCCTGCTCGACCTCGCCATGCCGCGCGACATCGACGGCGGGGCGGCCCGGCTCGACGGTGTGCGCCTCGTCGACATCGAGTCGCTCGCGGAGGCGTCGGCGGACGCCCCGATGGCCGCCGATGTGGACCAGGTGCGCACCATCGTCTCCGACGAGGTCGCCGCCTTCGGCGCCGCCCAGCGCGCCGCCCACATCACCCCGACCGTCGTCGCCCTGCGCACGATGGCCGCCGGAGTGGTCGCGGGCGAGATCGCGCGGCTCGACGGACGCCTCCCCGACCTGGACGAGAAGCAGCGCGCCGAGATCTCGCAGACCGTGCGCCGCGTCGTCGACAAGCTCCTGCACGCGCCCACCGTGCGGGTCAAGCAGCTCGCCAGCGAGCCCGGCGGTGCCGGGTACGCCGATGCGCTGCGGGAACTCTTCGACCTCGACCCGCAGACGGTCGCCGCCGTCTCCCGGGCAGACCTGAACGACCCGAATCGAGGGCGGTCATGACCGACAACTCACCCCTGGGCGCGGGGGCCGACAAGCCGCTGAGGCTGGGCACCCGGCGCAGCAAGCTCGCCATGGCGCAGTCAGGCCTCGTCGCCGACGCGGTCAGCGAGGTGACCGGGCGCGCCGTCGAGCTCGTCGAGATCACCACGTACGGCGACACCTCGCGGGAGCACCTCGCGCAGATCGGCGGCACCGGTGTGTTCGTCGCGGCGCTGCGCGACGCGCTGCTGCGCGGCGAGGTGGACTTCGCCGTCCACTCGCTCAAGGACCTGCCGACCGCCCAGCCCGAGGGCCTCGTGCTGGCCGCGGTGCCGGTGCGTGAGGACCCGCGCGACGTACTGGTGGCGCGGGACGGGCTGACCTTCGAGCAGCTGCCGTCCGGCGCCCGCATCGGTACCGGCTCGCCGCGCCGCATGGCGCAGCTCAACGCGTACGCCCGTAACCACGGTCTCGACATCGAGACCGTGGCGATCCGCGGGAACGTCGATACGCGTATCGGATTTGTCCGGAGCGGTGAGCTGGACGCGGTGGTACTCGCCGCGGCCGGGCTCAGCCGCCTCGGCCGGACCGGTGAGGTGACCGACTTCCTGTCGGTCGACACCGTCCTGCCCGCTCCCGGCCAGGGAGCACTGGCGATCGAGTGCGCTGCGAGCAGCGCCGACCTCGCCGCCGCGCTCGCCGAGCTCGACGACCCGTACACCCGGGCCGCCGTGACCGCCGAGCGTGCCCTGCTCGCCGCCCTGGAGGCCGGTTGCTCCGCACCTGTGGGTGCGTTGGCCGACCTCCTGGTCGACGGACAGGCTGTCAACGAACTGCGCCTGCGCGGTGTCGTCGGTTCCACCGACGGTTCCTCGCTGGTGCAGCTGTCCACCACCGGTCCCGTCCCCACGTCGCAGGACGACGCGGCGGCTCTCGGTCGCGAGCTCGCGGCCGAGATGCTTGCCAAGGGTGCGGCCGGTCTTATGGGGGAGCGAGCACTTTGAGCCCCACCGGCCCCGCCGCAACCGACTTTCCGGCCCTGTCCGCACAAGGGCACGTCACCTTCCTCGGCGCCGGTCCCGGCGACCCGGGACTGCTGACTCTGCGCGCCGTCGAGGCGCTCGCGAGCGCGGACGTCCTTGTCGCCGAGCCGGACGTCCTCGGCGTCGTTCGCTGCCATGCGCGGGCAAGCGTAAGCACGCCCGAGCTGACGGTTGTTGACGCGCAGTCAGCAGCCGCCGGTGTTCCCGTTCTCAGGGATGCGGCCAATCTTGTCATGGAGGCGGTGAGGGGCGGCAGGCGGGTCGTGCGTGCCGTCTCCGGCGACCCGGGACTGGACGGGAGCGCCGGTGCCGAGATGCTCGCCTGCGCCGCCGCCGGCATTCCCTTCGAGGTCGTTCCGGGTGTCGCCAACGTCGTGGGCGTGCCCGCGTACG contains the following coding sequences:
- a CDS encoding redox-sensing transcriptional repressor Rex — its product is MATGRTHRPATRSRGIPEATVARLPLYLRALTALSERSVPTVSSEELAAAAGVNSAKLRKDFSYLGSYGTRGVGYDVEYLVYQISRELGLTQDWPVVIVGIGNLGAALANYGGFASRGFRVAALIDADPAMAGTPVAGIPVQHADELEKIVGDNGVSIGVISTPAGAAQQVCDRLVAAGVTSILNFAPTVLSVPDGVDVRKVDLSIELQILAFHEQRKAGEDTAESSSDPAAPPVRSASGSRKGPDGDMPAVMPA
- a CDS encoding glutamyl-tRNA reductase, whose product is MSLLVVGLSHRSAPVSVLERASLAAETQAKLLQDTLAAEPAVEAAVLATCNRIELYADVDKFHAGVAELSTLLAQHSGVGLDELTPYLYVHYEDRAVHHLFSVACGLDSMVVGEGQILGQIKDALALGQELHTAGRLLNDLFQQALRVGKRAHSETGIDRAGQSLVTFGLEQLAAGADVADWARGKRALVIGAGSMSSLAAATLARTGVAEIVVANRTRARADRLVEILAQPGGTGVAARAVEMAAVRDELTRADVVVSCTGATGLVLTAEAVAEALGLDVADAVETPAAAPAVPAPADVDRHAAWVENGSAGAVRQAVRRTTVPAQGTGPVRLALLDLAMPRDIDGGAARLDGVRLVDIESLAEASADAPMAADVDQVRTIVSDEVAAFGAAQRAAHITPTVVALRTMAAGVVAGEIARLDGRLPDLDEKQRAEISQTVRRVVDKLLHAPTVRVKQLASEPGGAGYADALRELFDLDPQTVAAVSRADLNDPNRGRS
- the hemC gene encoding hydroxymethylbilane synthase, translated to MTDNSPLGAGADKPLRLGTRRSKLAMAQSGLVADAVSEVTGRAVELVEITTYGDTSREHLAQIGGTGVFVAALRDALLRGEVDFAVHSLKDLPTAQPEGLVLAAVPVREDPRDVLVARDGLTFEQLPSGARIGTGSPRRMAQLNAYARNHGLDIETVAIRGNVDTRIGFVRSGELDAVVLAAAGLSRLGRTGEVTDFLSVDTVLPAPGQGALAIECAASSADLAAALAELDDPYTRAAVTAERALLAALEAGCSAPVGALADLLVDGQAVNELRLRGVVGSTDGSSLVQLSTTGPVPTSQDDAAALGRELAAEMLAKGAAGLMGERAL
- a CDS encoding glutaredoxin family protein; the encoded protein is MSALLRRTKKKPAERVVTLVGKPGCHLCDDARQVVREVCEETGASWEEKDISRDEELYREYWEQIPVVLIDDEQHTFWRVDPVRLRRALRS